In one Bradyrhizobium cosmicum genomic region, the following are encoded:
- a CDS encoding HIT domain-containing protein, translating into MSEPAWSLHSRLKEDTIDIGDLPLSKVLVIKDAHYPWLLLVPRRPDAVEIIDLDEVQQAQLMTEISRVSRALKEITRCDKLNIAALGNLVPQLHVHIIARRTGDAAWPRPVWGVMQPLAHDATEVQNFISALRKKIWLG; encoded by the coding sequence ATGTCCGAACCCGCCTGGTCGCTGCACTCCCGCCTGAAAGAGGACACCATCGACATCGGCGATTTGCCGCTGTCGAAGGTGCTGGTCATCAAGGACGCGCATTATCCCTGGCTACTGCTGGTGCCGCGGCGACCCGATGCGGTCGAGATCATCGACCTCGACGAGGTCCAGCAGGCGCAACTGATGACGGAGATTTCCCGCGTCTCGCGCGCGCTGAAGGAGATCACCAGATGCGACAAGCTGAACATCGCGGCGCTCGGCAACCTCGTGCCGCAGCTTCACGTGCACATCATCGCGCGCCGCACCGGTGACGCCGCCTGGCCGAGGCCGGTCTGGGGTGTGATGCAGCCTCTGGCGCATGATGCCACCGAGGTGCAGAATTTCATCAGCGCGCTTCGCAAGAAAATCTGGTTGGGTTGA
- the nudC gene encoding NAD(+) diphosphatase: protein MSAFDSFPLGQPAFVTNILDRAAHLRRDDEKLFAMEQKPSSRAYVVYRDSLLVKREGEQVRALLGLDEALKCGANPGTIFLGLRDGAAMFGMGLSQAAAEKLVGREDYTVTELRGMAMQGAIPPQELSAVAMAKSMVSWHQRHGYCANCGSRSAMKEGGWKRECPTCKAEHFPRTDPVVIMLVASGEKCLLGRQKQFPPGMYSCLAGFVEAAETIEDAVRREILEESGISCTDVQYYMTQPWPYPSSLMIGCSARALNEDIVVDHSELEDARWFTREEAALMLTRTHPDGLAGPHPFAIAHHLLGRWVHDKSGS from the coding sequence ATGTCAGCATTCGACTCGTTTCCGCTGGGACAGCCGGCCTTCGTCACCAACATCCTCGATCGCGCCGCGCATCTGCGCCGCGACGACGAAAAGCTGTTCGCGATGGAGCAGAAGCCGTCGTCGCGCGCCTATGTCGTCTACCGCGACTCGCTGCTGGTGAAGCGCGAGGGCGAACAGGTGCGCGCTCTGCTGGGACTCGACGAGGCGCTGAAATGTGGTGCCAATCCCGGCACGATCTTTCTGGGGCTTCGCGACGGCGCCGCGATGTTCGGCATGGGCCTGTCGCAGGCCGCTGCCGAGAAACTGGTCGGGCGCGAGGACTACACCGTCACCGAGCTGCGTGGCATGGCGATGCAGGGCGCGATCCCGCCGCAGGAGCTTTCGGCGGTCGCGATGGCGAAGTCGATGGTGAGCTGGCATCAGCGCCACGGCTATTGCGCCAATTGCGGCAGCCGCAGCGCGATGAAGGAAGGCGGCTGGAAGCGCGAATGCCCGACCTGCAAGGCGGAGCATTTTCCCCGCACCGATCCGGTCGTGATCATGCTGGTCGCTTCCGGCGAGAAGTGCCTGCTCGGCCGCCAGAAGCAGTTTCCGCCGGGCATGTATTCCTGCCTCGCCGGCTTCGTCGAGGCCGCCGAGACCATCGAGGACGCCGTGCGCCGCGAGATCCTGGAAGAGTCCGGCATCAGCTGCACCGACGTGCAATACTACATGACCCAGCCATGGCCCTACCCGTCATCGCTGATGATCGGCTGCAGCGCGCGGGCGCTGAACGAAGACATCGTCGTCGACCATTCCGAGTTGGAGGATGCGCGCTGGTTCACGCGCGAGGAGGCGGCCCTGATGCTGACGCGGACGCACCCGGACGGCCTCGCCGGCCCGCATCCCTTCGCGATCGCCCATCATCTGCTCGGCCGCTGGGTGCACGACAAGAGCGGCTCCTGA